The following proteins are encoded in a genomic region of Arcobacter suis CECT 7833:
- a CDS encoding TetR/AcrR family transcriptional regulator, with protein sequence MNNPREKLLEVAFNEIYQNGYTATSIDKILKQASMNKGSMYHFFKSKKELGLAVVTEKINSYIEDKYSVLLKYEKNICEELLKLIKNRDNFDFTCGCKLNNLMQELSPIDEDFKVALEKVYIRFENIIEEVLNKAIKNGEIKHNDTKALSMFVVASIEGCLGTAKKSQDGNYFQTCISQLELFLNSLK encoded by the coding sequence ATGAATAACCCAAGAGAAAAGTTACTAGAAGTCGCTTTTAATGAGATTTATCAAAATGGATATACAGCAACTTCAATAGATAAAATTTTAAAACAAGCTTCAATGAACAAAGGTTCTATGTATCATTTTTTTAAGTCAAAAAAAGAGTTAGGATTAGCTGTTGTAACTGAAAAAATCAATTCTTACATAGAAGATAAATATTCAGTTTTACTAAAATATGAAAAAAATATTTGTGAAGAATTATTGAAACTTATAAAAAATAGAGATAATTTTGATTTTACTTGTGGATGCAAACTAAATAATCTTATGCAAGAATTATCTCCTATTGATGAAGATTTTAAAGTAGCTTTAGAAAAAGTATATATTAGATTTGAAAATATTATTGAAGAAGTTTTAAATAAAGCTATAAAAAATGGCGAAATAAAACACAATGATACAAAAGCTTTATCTATGTTTGTAGTAGCTTCAATAGAAGGATGTTTAGGAACTGCAAAAAAATCACAAGATGGAAATTATTTTCAAACTTGTATTTCTCAATTAGAACTATTTTTAAACTCTCTTAAATAA
- a CDS encoding tautomerase family protein yields MPYINVKLNVKESDEVREKIADIVLENTTTILNKKADVTSVLVEFVPQNTWSVGGKNYVTFYLDIKITKGTNTKEQKANYIKKCYKDFQELLGEITPASYIVIDEVDGDSWGFEGLTQEYRYIQSKIL; encoded by the coding sequence ATGCCTTATATAAATGTAAAACTAAATGTTAAAGAAAGTGACGAGGTAAGGGAAAAGATTGCTGATATTGTATTGGAAAATACAACAACTATTTTAAATAAAAAAGCAGATGTAACTTCTGTTTTAGTTGAGTTTGTTCCCCAAAATACTTGGAGTGTTGGTGGAAAAAATTATGTTACTTTTTATTTGGATATAAAAATCACAAAAGGTACAAATACAAAAGAACAAAAAGCAAACTATATAAAAAAGTGTTATAAAGATTTCCAAGAATTATTAGGAGAAATAACTCCAGCTAGTTATATTGTAATAGACGAAGTTGATGGAGATTCTTGGGGATTTGAGGGATTAACACAAGAATATAGATATATACAAAGTAAAATATTGTGA
- a CDS encoding DMT family transporter yields MSWYIQKSILPFGFIFLYGSGFIFAQYGLVHSSPMIFLTIRFFITFLILLLITYILKASFPKTKKEFFQIAIAGSLTVGVFSIGGFLSISYGIAGATNALIIALQPIIVTFLALKFLDEKINKRVWLGLIIGFIGVGFVVFSKFDNSSSSFIGLFWSIISLLGLSFGSLYQKKYCTNMNLFSGGAIQTFSSTILVLPFLFFEDIKIDWNIEFFIALFYMAIGVSIGALSLLYIMIKNGEVSKVSSIFYLVPVSAAIVSYFLLGETMDWSVLIGIITVIIGITLINKKEKK; encoded by the coding sequence GTGAGTTGGTATATTCAAAAATCTATTTTACCTTTTGGTTTTATATTTTTATATGGAAGTGGATTTATTTTTGCTCAATATGGTTTGGTTCATTCATCTCCAATGATTTTTTTGACAATTCGGTTTTTTATTACTTTTTTGATTTTACTTTTGATTACATATATTTTGAAAGCTTCTTTTCCTAAAACAAAAAAAGAGTTTTTTCAAATAGCAATTGCTGGAAGTTTAACGGTTGGAGTTTTTTCGATAGGTGGATTTTTATCTATAAGTTATGGAATAGCAGGGGCAACGAATGCTTTGATTATTGCACTTCAACCAATAATAGTTACTTTTTTAGCTTTAAAGTTTTTAGATGAAAAAATAAATAAAAGAGTTTGGTTAGGATTAATTATTGGATTTATTGGAGTTGGTTTTGTTGTCTTTTCAAAATTTGATAATTCTAGTTCTTCTTTTATTGGTTTATTTTGGTCAATAATTTCATTATTGGGATTAAGTTTTGGAAGTTTATATCAAAAAAAATATTGTACAAATATGAATCTTTTTTCAGGTGGAGCAATACAAACTTTTAGTTCAACGATTTTAGTTTTGCCTTTTTTATTTTTTGAAGATATTAAAATAGATTGGAATATAGAGTTTTTTATTGCTTTATTTTATATGGCAATTGGAGTAAGTATAGGAGCTTTATCGTTATTGTATATCATGATAAAAAATGGCGAAGTTTCAAAGGTATCTTCTATTTTTTATTTAGTTCCCGTAAGTGCAGCGATTGTTTCATATTTTTTATTAGGTGAAACAATGGATTGGAGTGTTTTAATAGGAATTATTACGGTAATTATAGGAATAACATTAATCAATAAAAAGGAGAAAAAATGA
- a CDS encoding cysteine hydrolase family protein encodes MSKALIIIDIQNDYFQGGNCELVNPMEASLKAKELLEYFRKNSMPIFHIQHINLREGAKYFLSNTKGVQIHENVKPLENEIIIEKNFPNSFLKTKLENELKKQNIKELVICGMMSHMCIDSTTRAAFDLGYVCTVVHDACTTKDLEFLGKKVKANEVHNSFMSALGSVFTKLMKVEDILK; translated from the coding sequence ATGAGTAAAGCATTAATTATTATAGATATTCAAAATGATTATTTCCAAGGTGGAAATTGTGAATTGGTAAATCCAATGGAAGCTAGTTTAAAAGCTAAAGAGTTGTTGGAATATTTTAGAAAAAATTCTATGCCAATATTTCATATTCAACATATAAATCTAAGAGAAGGTGCAAAATATTTTTTGTCAAATACAAAAGGTGTGCAAATACATGAAAATGTAAAACCACTTGAAAATGAAATCATCATAGAAAAAAACTTTCCAAATAGTTTTTTAAAAACAAAGCTAGAAAATGAATTAAAAAAACAAAATATAAAAGAGTTAGTAATCTGCGGAATGATGAGTCATATGTGTATAGACTCAACCACAAGAGCAGCCTTTGATTTAGGATATGTTTGTACAGTTGTGCATGATGCTTGTACAACAAAAGATTTAGAATTTTTAGGAAAAAAAGTAAAAGCAAATGAAGTTCATAACTCTTTTATGTCTGCACTTGGGAGTGTTTTTACGAAGCTTATGAAAGTTGAAGATATTTTGAAATAA
- a CDS encoding BON domain-containing protein, whose amino-acid sequence MKQGKFLKAAIVATILIVNTVPLLATEVSDTTKSKSTIGEKIDDTVITTQVKMALMKDSSTATLGADVTTTNGVVLLQGTVQDNSERDMTTKVGASVQGVKSVQNEMKVITEQTSTVGERLEDTAITTKVKMALTLHASTGALRTTVTTTDSVVTVGGKAKNKAEKELVSKIVEDVKGVRKVINNMTVE is encoded by the coding sequence ATGAAACAAGGTAAATTTTTAAAAGCAGCAATCGTTGCTACCATTTTAATCGTAAATACAGTTCCTCTTCTTGCAACAGAAGTCTCAGATACAACAAAATCGAAATCTACTATTGGAGAAAAGATTGATGATACTGTTATTACTACACAAGTAAAAATGGCATTAATGAAAGATTCTTCAACAGCTACTTTAGGAGCAGATGTTACAACTACAAATGGTGTCGTACTTCTTCAAGGTACTGTTCAAGATAATTCAGAAAGAGATATGACTACAAAAGTTGGGGCATCTGTTCAAGGAGTTAAAAGTGTTCAAAATGAGATGAAAGTAATTACTGAGCAAACAAGCACAGTAGGGGAAAGACTTGAAGATACAGCTATTACAACAAAAGTAAAAATGGCATTAACTTTACATGCTTCAACAGGGGCTTTACGAACTACTGTTACTACTACGGATTCTGTAGTTACTGTAGGTGGAAAAGCTAAAAATAAAGCTGAAAAAGAACTTGTAAGTAAAATTGTTGAAGATGTTAAAGGTGTTAGAAAAGTTATTAATAATATGACAGTTGAATAA
- a CDS encoding lmo0937 family membrane protein — MLWAVSLLIILWVLGIVSNYTLGGFIHILLVIAIVIVLIRVIQGRRVV, encoded by the coding sequence ATGTTGTGGGCAGTATCATTACTCATAATTTTATGGGTACTAGGGATAGTTAGTAATTATACATTGGGTGGATTTATCCATATCTTATTGGTAATTGCAATTGTCATTGTACTAATCAGAGTGATTCAAGGTCGACGTGTAGTTTAA
- a CDS encoding sll1863 family stress response protein, producing the protein MNDQELYQQQKQAQLDKYEVNLSELKNLTSEFDADANRKLDKKIKSVELKIEEAKTKLKAFCKARKEELEAEKKAIDETFIAINTHLAMS; encoded by the coding sequence ATGAATGATCAAGAATTATATCAACAACAAAAACAAGCGCAATTAGATAAGTATGAAGTAAATTTAAGCGAACTAAAAAATTTAACTTCTGAATTTGATGCGGATGCCAATAGAAAACTTGATAAAAAAATAAAAAGTGTAGAGTTAAAGATAGAAGAAGCAAAAACAAAATTAAAAGCATTTTGTAAAGCTAGAAAAGAAGAATTAGAAGCTGAAAAAAAAGCTATTGATGAAACTTTTATTGCAATAAATACTCATTTAGCAATGAGCTAG
- the recQ gene encoding DNA helicase RecQ — protein MNKKYQILKDIFGHDAFRSFQEEVVDCILNKQDVLTILPTGGGKSLCYQLPTLLVNGTTVVISPLIALMQDQIKALNDLNISAEMISSATSNDENSFSLQKLLNGELKFIYVAPERFTSNEFVSVLQRININYFVIDEAHCVSAWGHEFRAEYRNLDRLKRFFPNTAICAFTATATKKVEADISQSLNLQNPKHFRAKTVRDNLDIKVEPRISNGKTQILNFLKTHKGLCGIIYTFTRKEAESTAEFLSESGYSAKAYHAGLSNDRKNEVFNDFVYEKIDIVVATIAFGMGIDKSNIRFVIHTSLPKTLENYYQEIGRAGRDGEMSYVYMLYSKSDEVKRKIQIEEAIDDGYKQTGLDKLEFMYRYCVSNNCRHKMIAGYFEDEIEACKTLCDNCTKGEVEQVDVSVDAQKLLSAIYRSEQRFGLNHIIDILRGSKNQKLLEFGHDKLSVYNLGADKSKNEWIAIADKLIDIQALILGEFRVLKISNLGLEILKGKEKLLIDSDKLGIASKIQEEETELSFDELVYERFRTLRREIALESEVPAYVIFGDKTLKEFANKLPTSKDEMLNINGVGLVKYEKYGETFLNLSKEIKEEFKEKLENKEPLKKLTKTYLETFDLIQEGKSVEEISQIRDLGLTSVLSHISVLTEHEKISKEKKDELLKPLEVPENIKNWIEEGLKLDSFKELRQHLYLYEYLKKEL, from the coding sequence ATGAATAAAAAATACCAAATACTAAAAGATATTTTCGGACACGATGCTTTTCGTTCTTTCCAAGAAGAAGTTGTTGATTGCATTCTTAACAAACAAGATGTTTTGACAATTTTGCCAACTGGTGGTGGAAAATCACTTTGTTATCAACTTCCAACACTTCTTGTGAATGGAACTACTGTTGTAATCTCTCCTCTTATTGCACTTATGCAAGACCAAATAAAAGCACTTAATGATTTGAATATTAGTGCTGAAATGATAAGTTCAGCTACTTCAAATGATGAAAATAGTTTCAGCCTTCAAAAGCTTTTAAATGGTGAGTTAAAATTTATTTATGTAGCACCTGAAAGATTCACTTCAAATGAGTTTGTTTCAGTTTTACAACGAATAAATATAAACTATTTTGTAATAGATGAAGCTCACTGTGTTTCGGCTTGGGGTCATGAGTTTAGGGCTGAATATAGAAATCTTGATAGATTAAAAAGATTTTTTCCAAATACTGCAATTTGCGCATTTACAGCAACTGCTACAAAAAAAGTTGAAGCTGATATATCTCAAAGTCTGAATTTACAAAATCCAAAACATTTTCGTGCAAAAACTGTAAGAGATAATCTTGATATAAAAGTAGAACCTCGAATCTCAAATGGGAAAACACAGATATTAAATTTCCTAAAAACTCACAAAGGTTTATGTGGAATCATCTACACTTTTACAAGAAAAGAAGCAGAATCAACAGCCGAGTTCCTAAGTGAAAGTGGATATAGCGCAAAAGCCTATCATGCGGGACTTAGCAATGATAGAAAAAATGAAGTTTTTAATGATTTCGTATATGAAAAAATAGATATTGTTGTGGCAACCATCGCTTTTGGAATGGGAATTGATAAATCAAATATTCGTTTTGTAATTCATACGAGTTTGCCTAAAACCCTTGAAAATTACTATCAAGAAATAGGGAGAGCTGGTCGTGATGGCGAAATGTCTTATGTTTATATGCTTTATTCAAAATCTGATGAGGTAAAAAGAAAAATCCAAATCGAAGAAGCTATTGATGATGGTTATAAACAAACTGGGCTTGATAAATTGGAGTTTATGTATAGATATTGTGTAAGCAATAATTGCCGTCATAAAATGATTGCAGGATATTTTGAAGATGAGATTGAAGCTTGTAAAACTTTGTGTGATAACTGTACCAAAGGTGAAGTGGAACAGGTTGATGTGAGTGTTGATGCTCAAAAACTTTTAAGTGCCATTTATAGAAGTGAACAAAGATTTGGATTAAATCATATTATTGATATTTTAAGAGGTTCAAAAAATCAAAAACTTTTAGAGTTTGGACATGATAAATTAAGTGTTTATAATTTGGGTGCGGATAAAAGTAAAAATGAGTGGATAGCAATTGCCGATAAACTAATCGATATTCAAGCTTTGATTTTAGGGGAATTTCGAGTTTTAAAAATTTCAAATTTAGGATTAGAGATTTTAAAAGGTAAAGAAAAACTTTTAATTGATAGTGATAAATTAGGAATTGCTTCAAAAATTCAAGAAGAAGAAACGGAACTTAGTTTTGATGAATTAGTTTATGAAAGATTTAGAACTTTACGAAGAGAAATTGCCCTTGAAAGCGAAGTTCCAGCTTACGTGATATTTGGGGATAAAACTTTAAAAGAGTTTGCAAATAAACTACCAACTTCAAAAGATGAAATGTTAAATATAAATGGCGTTGGTCTTGTAAAATATGAAAAATATGGAGAAACTTTTTTGAATTTATCTAAAGAGATAAAAGAAGAATTCAAAGAAAAACTAGAAAATAAAGAGCCACTAAAAAAACTCACAAAAACATATTTAGAAACTTTTGATTTGATTCAAGAGGGCAAAAGTGTAGAAGAAATATCTCAAATTAGAGATTTAGGATTAACTTCAGTTCTTAGTCATATTTCGGTTTTGACTGAACATGAGAAGATTTCAAAAGAGAAAAAAGATGAACTTTTAAAACCTTTGGAAGTTCCAGAAAATATAAAAAACTGGATAGAAGAGGGCTTAAAACTTGATAGTTTTAAAGAATTAAGACAACATTTATATTTGTATGAATATTTAAAAAAAGAGTTATAA
- a CDS encoding HPP family protein: MKTFLKQFKKINSEPLEKSNLFWSWIGSFLGILAISYFHSDILEDTDLTLVIGSFGASAVLVYGAVNSPLAQPRNLIGGHIISAIVGVISYKIFYGNILFCSAFAVATSIFFMQLTLTLHPPGGATALIAVIGSNQIHELGFLYVLVPVTTGAFILLIIAVVVNNIPKHRYYPESLKDYNRRWFSDE; the protein is encoded by the coding sequence ATGAAAACATTTTTAAAACAATTCAAAAAAATAAACTCTGAACCTTTAGAAAAATCAAATCTTTTTTGGTCGTGGATTGGCTCATTTTTAGGAATACTTGCAATTTCATATTTTCATAGTGATATTTTAGAAGATACAGATTTAACTTTGGTTATTGGTTCTTTTGGAGCGAGTGCTGTGCTAGTTTATGGAGCTGTAAATTCTCCTTTAGCACAACCTAGAAATCTTATTGGTGGGCATATAATATCTGCAATTGTCGGAGTTATTTCTTACAAAATTTTTTATGGAAATATTCTGTTTTGTTCAGCATTTGCAGTTGCCACTTCAATATTTTTTATGCAATTAACCCTAACTTTACATCCGCCTGGTGGGGCAACTGCTTTAATTGCAGTTATTGGAAGCAATCAAATACATGAATTAGGTTTTTTATATGTTTTAGTTCCTGTTACAACAGGAGCTTTTATTTTATTAATAATTGCCGTTGTTGTAAATAATATCCCAAAACATAGATATTATCCTGAATCTTTAAAAGATTACAATAGAAGATGGTTTAGTGATGAATAA
- a CDS encoding response regulator, translated as MKQEKNFIFDKIKCNILIVDDSKTINNVLTKKFKTNGYTTFNAYTLFEAREIIKQNEIHYLILDINLPDGKGYDLLDDLKNNSIKVFILTSQKDEEKREFSFKKGIIDFIIKDSILFQKIEQIIEMIEKLEKNKNETILIIDDSVVIQQQLKDLFENRNYDVLLAPDENKALDLIVSKQPDLILLDVQLKNTNGILFLQKYQELIITEFKIPVIIISGTIDILITRDSYKAGAVDVIKKPFLIEEMNLKIDLWIDYKRKQKELNRSTQLLNEYKNAVDERSIVSKTNDKGIITYVNEKFCNISGYSKEELIGKNHNIVRHEDTKDELYQGLWETIRHQKKSWTGQIKNKKKDGTYYWVDTLIKPILDKNGNIEEFIALKNDVTEQEDVKEYFKIKLKGSQKNLNYSIKLSKEYEKAIDSSNILLRTNLDKKINYVNDKFIQLTKFSKDELIGADYRIFKHSEIKDKIFEDFDSLLDSKNIFHQILKNKSKDNETYWINITIIPIKNDKEIIIEYMWIINDLTELFNLNEEIQSTQKEIIYKMGEIGETRSKETGNHVKRVAEYSGLLAILCGLDEKEVNILLVASPMHDIGKVGISDSILKKPGKLTVEEFDIMKEHSMIGYNILKDSKRDILKAAAIVAKEHHEKYDGSGYPCGLKGEEIHIYGRITALADVFDALGSERCYKEVWEDEKIFQLFKEEKGKHFDPKLIDLFFDNLDKFLQIRERYKD; from the coding sequence GTGAAACAAGAAAAAAATTTCATTTTTGATAAAATAAAGTGTAATATCCTTATAGTAGATGATTCCAAAACAATTAATAATGTTTTAACTAAAAAATTTAAAACCAATGGATATACAACTTTTAATGCTTATACTTTATTCGAAGCTAGAGAAATAATCAAACAAAATGAAATTCACTATTTGATTTTGGATATAAATCTTCCTGATGGAAAAGGTTATGATTTATTGGATGATTTAAAAAATAATTCAATAAAGGTTTTTATATTAACAAGTCAAAAAGATGAAGAAAAAAGAGAATTTTCATTTAAAAAAGGAATTATTGACTTTATTATAAAAGATAGTATTTTGTTCCAAAAAATAGAACAAATAATAGAAATGATTGAGAAATTAGAAAAAAATAAAAATGAAACAATTTTAATAATAGATGATTCAGTTGTAATTCAACAGCAACTAAAAGATTTATTTGAAAATAGAAATTATGATGTTTTACTTGCACCAGATGAAAATAAAGCACTTGATTTAATAGTCTCAAAACAACCTGATTTGATACTTTTAGATGTTCAACTAAAAAATACAAATGGAATACTTTTTTTACAAAAATATCAAGAACTTATAATTACAGAATTTAAAATACCAGTTATTATAATAAGTGGAACTATTGATATTTTGATTACAAGAGATAGTTATAAAGCAGGTGCTGTTGATGTTATAAAAAAACCTTTTTTGATTGAAGAGATGAATTTAAAAATTGATTTATGGATAGATTATAAAAGAAAACAAAAAGAGTTAAACCGTTCAACTCAACTTTTAAATGAATACAAAAATGCAGTTGATGAAAGGTCTATTGTTTCAAAAACAAATGACAAAGGAATAATAACTTATGTTAATGAAAAATTCTGCAATATTAGTGGATATTCAAAAGAAGAGTTAATTGGTAAAAATCATAATATTGTAAGACATGAAGATACAAAAGATGAGCTTTATCAAGGACTTTGGGAAACTATTCGTCATCAAAAAAAGAGTTGGACAGGGCAAATTAAAAACAAAAAAAAAGATGGAACATATTATTGGGTAGATACTTTAATAAAACCTATTTTAGATAAAAATGGAAATATAGAAGAGTTTATCGCCCTAAAAAATGATGTTACAGAACAAGAAGATGTAAAAGAGTATTTTAAAATAAAACTAAAAGGTTCTCAAAAGAATTTAAATTATTCTATTAAATTATCAAAAGAATATGAAAAAGCTATTGATTCAAGCAATATTTTATTAAGAACAAATTTAGACAAAAAAATAAATTATGTAAATGATAAATTTATACAATTAACTAAATTCTCAAAAGATGAACTTATTGGCGCTGATTATAGAATTTTTAAACATTCAGAGATAAAAGACAAAATTTTTGAAGATTTTGATTCTTTATTGGATTCAAAAAATATATTTCATCAAATTTTAAAAAATAAATCAAAAGATAATGAGACTTATTGGATTAATATAACTATTATTCCAATCAAAAATGATAAAGAAATCATCATTGAATATATGTGGATTATAAATGATTTAACAGAACTTTTTAATCTAAATGAAGAGATTCAAAGTACACAAAAAGAGATTATTTATAAAATGGGTGAAATTGGAGAAACAAGAAGTAAAGAAACAGGAAACCATGTAAAAAGAGTTGCTGAATATTCAGGATTATTAGCAATTTTATGTGGGCTTGATGAAAAAGAGGTAAATATTCTTTTAGTTGCTTCACCAATGCATGATATTGGAAAAGTTGGTATTTCTGATTCTATTTTGAAAAAACCTGGAAAACTAACAGTTGAAGAGTTTGATATTATGAAAGAACACTCAATGATTGGATATAACATTTTAAAAGATTCAAAAAGAGATATTTTAAAAGCAGCAGCAATTGTAGCAAAAGAACACCATGAAAAATATGATGGAAGTGGTTATCCTTGTGGTTTAAAAGGTGAAGAGATTCATATTTATGGAAGAATTACTGCCTTAGCTGATGTTTTTGATGCTTTAGGAAGTGAAAGATGTTATAAAGAAGTTTGGGAAGATGAAAAAATATTTCAACTTTTCAAAGAGGAGAAAGGAAAACATTTTGACCCAAAACTTATTGATTTGTTTTTTGATAATCTTGATAAGTTTCTACAAATAAGGGAAAGATATAAGGATTGA
- a CDS encoding glycosyltransferase, with product MSKFLYITDQDEYADHSFIGPLFQKYLTKHFDINTTFFSKEKSEIEIKEDGRIIIPEKSKHHILEELEKHGINLSEYQFVVVRNNTDLLKEILKQKAKYNFKVGFRLSFPKRIAKLETDLANNKKSILDVISNKIQTYSEVSLINECDIFLPTSFQMKNDYFKDVKTRTFVIPSAIDPEVLHENIQHEGNEKRFFYAGTLDKLREFETILEAFSDIHNSNFKLMISTKDPEFLDHLLIDFPNLKDNIEIYDAKTRKELLELIALADVGLSPLPDIALFNSSTPMKVLDYYSSAVPCIMSDNENNASIFEDNASAWFTAFDKESIQKKLEYIISLSKDEVTQVGLKGQERLLAVRNYERIAADLSHQLNIL from the coding sequence ATGAGTAAGTTTTTATATATTACAGACCAAGATGAATATGCAGATCACAGTTTTATAGGGCCTTTATTTCAAAAATATTTAACAAAACATTTTGATATAAATACAACATTTTTTTCTAAAGAGAAATCAGAAATAGAGATAAAAGAAGATGGAAGAATAATTATTCCTGAAAAATCAAAACATCATATTTTAGAAGAATTAGAAAAACATGGAATAAACTTAAGTGAATATCAGTTTGTAGTTGTTAGAAATAATACTGATTTATTAAAAGAGATATTAAAACAAAAAGCAAAATATAACTTCAAAGTTGGATTTAGATTATCTTTCCCTAAAAGAATTGCAAAACTTGAAACTGACTTAGCAAACAATAAAAAATCAATTTTAGATGTAATAAGCAATAAAATACAAACATATAGTGAAGTGAGTTTAATAAACGAATGTGATATTTTCCTTCCAACTTCATTTCAAATGAAAAATGATTATTTCAAAGATGTAAAAACAAGAACTTTCGTAATTCCATCGGCTATTGACCCTGAAGTTTTACATGAAAATATTCAACATGAAGGAAATGAAAAAAGATTCTTTTATGCGGGAACTTTAGATAAATTAAGAGAATTTGAAACTATTTTAGAAGCTTTTAGTGATATTCATAATTCAAATTTCAAACTAATGATTTCTACAAAAGACCCAGAATTTTTAGACCATTTATTAATTGATTTTCCAAATCTAAAAGATAATATTGAGATTTACGATGCAAAAACAAGAAAAGAGTTATTAGAACTAATTGCACTTGCTGATGTTGGATTATCTCCTCTTCCAGATATTGCTTTATTTAATAGTTCAACTCCTATGAAAGTGCTTGATTACTACTCAAGTGCCGTTCCTTGTATTATGAGTGACAATGAAAATAATGCTTCGATTTTTGAAGATAATGCTAGTGCTTGGTTTACAGCTTTTGATAAAGAATCAATTCAGAAAAAACTTGAATATATTATCTCTTTATCAAAAGACGAAGTTACACAAGTTGGATTAAAAGGTCAAGAAAGATTATTGGCTGTTAGAAACTACGAAAGAATTGCGGCTGATTTATCTCACCAATTAAATATTTTATAG
- a CDS encoding YgjP-like metallopeptidase domain-containing protein yields MKYISHYPKDLQDKIKVLIEKEKLSSYIKTKYPNAHSFTNDKALYSYVMDFKNEYFKKYQVSKVMYDGKINVISNALGMHSIVSRVQGGKLKSKNEIRVASVFKNMPEEFLQMIVVHELAHFKEREHDKAFYNLCTFVMPSYHQVEFDLRVYLTHVDLLGKLY; encoded by the coding sequence ATGAAATACATAAGCCACTACCCAAAAGATTTACAAGATAAAATCAAAGTTTTAATTGAAAAAGAAAAACTATCATCATATATAAAAACAAAATATCCAAACGCTCACAGCTTTACAAATGATAAAGCTTTATACTCTTATGTGATGGATTTCAAAAACGAATATTTCAAAAAATATCAAGTTTCAAAAGTAATGTATGATGGAAAAATAAATGTAATTAGCAATGCACTTGGAATGCACTCGATAGTTTCAAGGGTTCAAGGTGGAAAACTAAAATCAAAAAATGAAATCAGAGTTGCCTCAGTTTTTAAAAATATGCCCGAAGAATTTCTACAAATGATTGTTGTTCATGAACTTGCCCACTTTAAAGAAAGAGAGCATGATAAAGCTTTTTATAATCTTTGCACTTTTGTAATGCCCTCTTATCATCAAGTTGAGTTTGATTTGCGAGTTTATTTAACCCATGTTGATTTACTTGGAAAACTTTATTAA